The following coding sequences lie in one Eulemur rufifrons isolate Redbay chromosome 11, OSU_ERuf_1, whole genome shotgun sequence genomic window:
- the DISP1 gene encoding protein dispatched homolog 1 isoform X2, translating to MCNVDNSRIRSHPQFGELCQRTTAASCCPSWTLGNYIAILNNRSSCQKIVERDVSHTLKLLRTCAKHYQNGTLGPDCWDMAARRKDQLKCTHVPRKCTKFNAVYQILHYLVDKDFMAPRTADLAAPALRYSMLFLPTEKGQSMMNIYLDNFEHWNSSDGVTTVTGIEFGIKHSLFQDYLLMDTVYPAIAIVIVLLVMCVYTKSLFITLMTMFAIISSLIVSYFLYRVVFNFEFFPFMNLTALIILVGIGADDAFVLCDVWNYTKFDRPHAETSETVSITLQHAALSMFVTSFTTAAAFYANYVSNITAIRCFGVYAGTAILVNYVLMVTWLPAVVVLHERYLLNIFSCFRKPQQQMYDTKGCWTAAWQKGRKVLFAVSEASRIFFEKVLPCLVIKFRYLWLFWFLALTAGGAYIVCVNPKMKLPSLELSEFQVFRASHPFERYDAEYKKLFMFERVHHGEDLHMPITVIWGVTPEDNGNPLNPKSKGKLALDGSFNIASPASQAWILHFCQKLRNQTFFYQTDEQDFTSCFIETFKQWMENQDCDEPALYPCCSHWSFPYKQEVFELCIKRAIMELERSTGYHLDSKTPGPRFDINDTIRAVVLEFQSTYLFTLAYEKMHQFYKEVDSWISRELSSAPEGLSNGWFVSNLEFYDLQDSLSDGTLIAMGLSVAVAFSVMLLTTWNVIISLYAIVSIAGTIFVTVGSLVLLGWELNVLESVTISVAVGLSVDFAVHYGVAYRLAPDADREGKVVFSLSRMGSAIAMAALTTFVAGAMMMPSTVLAYTQLGTFMMLSMCVSWAFATFFFQCVCRCLGPQGTCGQIPLPKKLQCSAFSHALSASAGDKGQSKARTINAYHLDPRGQKSELEHEFYELEPLAAHSCTASEKSAYEETHICSEFFNSPAKTLGAPVHAACSSERGSGGKRDAGAALRQPCLEQHGVCQLFSLHPRCSCPHAYKPLKFGPHSCRQLGDCLCPPCAPAASSFVPIQNGLAPPKATHQAAEGFVPPVPHLHACACLQGRAKPPGTQNSLPRNLFLHPVQHVQAQEKMGQTGARSLQGRDEQPPKGAEHPPKGAEHPPKGAEPPSLVCTSTGSLHKACCDPENEPRGLCKNRDVGNPENSGGTEDKTSGSAGQTDAAGGSAEPRLPQTDASPELLHRSEPQFLLNRFLGEAGCGSCPDDPQSCGRAASVKCNSVDCQMPNVEATVPAVFTHSELSGESLLIKTL from the exons ATGTGCAATGTAGATAATTCCAGG aTCAGGTCCCACCCCCAGTTCGGAGAGCTCTGCCAGAGGACCACGGCTGCCTCCTGCTGCCCCAGCTGGACGCTGGGGAACTACATCGCCATTCTCAACAACAGGTCCTCCTGCCAGAAGATAGTCGAGCGAGACGTTTCTCATACCTTGAAGCTGCTCCGGACCTGCGCCAAGCACTACCAGAACGGCACGCTGGGGCCGGACTGCTGGGACATGGCGGCCAGGAGGAAGGACCAGCTCAAGTGCACCCACGTGCCGCGCAAGTGCACCAAGTTCAACGCGGTGTACCAGATCCTGCACTACCTGGTGGACAAGGACTTCATGGCCCCGAGGACGGCCGACCTGGCCGCGCCCGCGCTCAGGTACAGCATGCTCTTCTTGCCCACAGAGAAGGGGCAGAGCATGATGAACATCTACCTGGACAACTTCGAGCACTGGAACTCTTCCGACGGCGTGACCACCGTCACCGGGATCGAGTTCGGCATCAAGCACAGTTTGTTTCAGGACTATCTTCTCATGGATACTGTGTATCCTGCCATCGCCATCGTGATCGTCCTCCTCGTCATGTGTGTCTACACCAAGTCCCTGTTCATCACTCTGATGACGATGTTCGCCATCATCAGTTCCTTGATCGTTTCCTACTTCCTCTACCGTGTGGTATTTAACTTTGAATTCTTCCCCTTCATGAACCTCACTGCGCTCATCATTTTGGTCGGAATTGGCGCGGACGACGCTTTCGTCCTGTGCGATGTTTGGAACTACACCAAGTTTGACAGGCCTCACGCTGAAACCTCAGAGACGGTGAGCATCACCCTGCAACACGCCGCGCTCTCCATGTTCGTCACCAGCTTCACCACCGCCGCTGCCTTCTACGCCAACTACGTGAGCAACATCACAGCCATCCGATGCTTTGGGGTCTACGCGGGGACAGCCATCCTGGTGAATTACGTCCTGATGGTCACGTGGCTCCCGGCAGTGGTCGTCCTGCACGAGCGGTACCTTCTCAATATATTCAGTTGCTTCAGAAAGCCCCAGCAGCAGATGTACGACACCAAGGGCTGCTGGACGGCGGCCTGGCAGAAGGGCCGCAAAGTCCTGTTCGCCGTCTCGGAAGCGTCTCGCATCTTCTTTGAAAAGGTGCTGCCGTGCCTCGTCATCAAGTTCCGCTACCTGTGGCTGTTCTGGTTCCTCGCGCTGACGGCGGGCGGGGCCTACATCGTGTGCGTGAACCCCAAGATGAAGCTGCCGTCCTTGGAGCTGTCCGAGTTCCAGGTGTTCAGGGCGTCGCACCCCTTTGAGCGCTACGACGCCGAGTACAAAAAGCTGTTCATGTTTGAGCGCGTCCACCACGGCGAGGACCTCCACATGCCCATCACGGTCATCTGGGGGGTGACCCCGGAAGACAACGGCAACCCGCTCAACCCCAAGAGTAAAGGGAAGCTGGCCCTGGACGGCAGTTTCAACATCGCCAGCCCGGCTTCCCAGGCCTGGATTTTGCACTTCTGTCAAAAGCTGAGAAACCAGACGTTCTTTTACCAGACCGATGAGCAGGACTTCACCAGCTGCTTCATCGAGACCTTCAAGCAGTGGATGGAGAACCAGGACTGCGACGAGCCTGCCCTGTACCCGTGCTGCAGCCACTGGAGCTTCCCCTACAAGCAGGAGGTGTTCGAGCTGTGCATCAAGAGGGCCATCATGGAGCTGGAACGGAGCACCGGCTACCACTTGGACAGCAAAACCCCGGGGCCCAGGTTTGATATCAACGACACCATCCGGGCCGTAGTGCTGGAGTTCCAAAGCACCTACCTCTTCACGCTGGCCTACGAGAAGATGCACCAGTTTTATAAAGAGGTGGACTCGTGGATTTCCCGGGAGCTGAGTTCAGCCCCCGAGGGCCTGAGCAACGGCTGGTTCGTCAGCAACCTGGAGTTCTACGACCTCCAGGACAGCCTCTCCGACGGCACCCTCATCGCCATGGGGCTCTCTGTGGCCGTCGCCTTTAGCGTGATGCTGCTGACGACCTGGAACGTCATCATAAGCCTCTACGCCATCGTCTCCATAGCGGGCACCATATTCGTCACTGTCGGGTCTCTGGTCCTGCTGGGCTGGGAGCTGAATGTTCTGGAGTCCGTCACCATTTCAGTCGCCGTTGGCCTGTCCGTAGACTTCGCCGTCCACTACGGGGTCGCCTACCGCCTGGCTCCGGATGCGGACCGCGAGGGCAAGGTGGTCTTCTCCCTGAGCCGCATGGGCTCCGCCATCGCCATGGCCGCGCTGACCACCTTTGTGGCCGGGGCCATGATGATGCCGTCCACGGTCCTGGCCTACACCCAGCTGGGCACCTTCATGATGCTCAGCATGTGCGTCAGCTGGGCCTTCGCCACCTTCTTTTTCCAGTGCGTGTGCCGGTGCCTCGGGCCGCAGGGCACCTGTGGTCAGATCCCTTTGCCTAAGAAGCTACAGTGCAGTGCCTTTTCTCATGCTCTGTCTGCAAGTGCCGGCGACAAGGGACAGAGCAAAGCACGCACCATAAACGCTTATCATCTGGATCCCAGGGGGCAAAAATCTGAGCTGGAGCATGAGTTTTACGAATTAGAACCTCTGGCAGCCCACAGCTGCACCGCCTCTGAGAAGTCCGCGTACGAAGAGACCCACATCTGCTCTGAGTTTTTCAACAGCCCGGCGAAGACTCTAGGGGCGCCTGTGCACGCGGCTTGCAGCAGTGAGCGCGGCTCAGGCGGCAAGCGCGACGCCGGCGCCGCCCTGCGACAGCCGTGTCTCGAGCAGCACGGCGTGTGCCAGCTCTTCTCGCTGCACCCGAGGTGCAGCTGCCCGCACGCCTACAAACCCCTGAAGTTCGGCCCGCACTCCTGCCGGCAGCTGGGGGACTGCCTGTGCCCGCCGTGCGCGCCTGCTGCCAGCAGCTTCGTCCCCATCCAGAACGGCCTGGCGCCCCCGAAGGCCACGCACCAGGCGGCCGAGGGCTTCGTGCCCCCCGTCCCGCACCTCCACGCCTGCGCCTGCCTGCAGGGCAGAGCGAAGCCGCCGGGAACGCAGAATTCCCTGCCCCGGAACCTCTTCCTCCACCCGGTGCAGCACGTTCAGGCCCAAGAAAAAATGGGCCAGACCGGAGCGCGCAGTCTTCAGGGCAGAGACGAGCAGCCTCCGAAGGGGGCGGAGCATCCTCCGAAGGGGGCGGAGCATCCTCCGAAGGGGGCGGAGCCACCGTCGCTCGTGTGCACGAGCACCGGGTCTTTGCACAAAGCTTGCTGTGACCCCGAGAACGAACCCAGGGGACTCTGTAAAAACAGAGATGTTGGAAATCCGGAGAACAGCGGGGGGACCGAAGACAAGACCTCGGGGTCAGCGGGCCAGACGGACGCGGCGGGAGGGAGCGCGGAGCCGCGCTTGCCGCAGACCGACGCGAGTCCGGAGCTCCTACACCGGAGCGAACCGCAATTCCTACTGAACCGTTTCCTGGGGGAGGCTGGTTGCGGGTCCTGCCCGGACGACCCGCAGAGCTGCGGCAGAGCTGCCAGCGTGAAGTGCAATTCCGTGGACTGTCAGATGCCAAACGTGGAAGCCACCGTGCCTGCTGTGTTCACACACTCGGAACTCTCTGGCGAAAGCCTGTTAATCAAAACACTATAA